A single window of Nicotiana sylvestris chromosome 3, ASM39365v2, whole genome shotgun sequence DNA harbors:
- the LOC104222802 gene encoding uncharacterized protein: protein MESKKHQDSSMHYVNELCKKFTKIESMHITRIQNEFTDALVTFSSLIQHHDKSYIEPIEVEIRDPYAYCFHVDEETDSMPQFHGIKRFIEIRKYPESATTGQKRELRILANHFFLNGKVLYRRTMDFGLSRCVDIAEATRL from the coding sequence ATGGAATCTAAAAAACATCAAGATTCTTCCATGCATTATGTGAATGAATTATGTAAGAAGTTCACCAAGATCGAATCCATGCATATTACCAGAATCCAGAACGAATTCACCGATGCTCTTGTAACATTTTCATCCTTGATTCAACACCATGACAAGAGCTACATTGAACCTATTGAGGTAGAGATTCGGGACCCATATGCATATTGCTTTCACGTAGATGAAGAAACAGATAGTATGCCACAGTTTCATGGCATCAAAAGGTTCATTGAGATAAGAAAATACCCAGAGAGTGCTACTACTGGTCAGAAGAGGGAACTAAGGATATTGGCAAATCATTTTTTCCTTAACGGGAAAGTCCTATACAGGAGGACCATGGACTTTGGTTTATCAAGATGTGTAGATATTGCAGAAGCGACAAGATTGTAG